From the genome of Candidatus Binatus sp.:
ATGATCGCGCCCGCCGGCCAGGTCTTTCCGTTTGACGCGGCGCTACATTGGCCCCAAGAGGTCGGCGGCGCATCCATGGATACTTACCATCGCTGGATGGAAGTGATGATTCCGATCTCGATGTCGGGCTGCCCGGCGCTCGGCGCACCGGCCGGCTTCAACGAACGCGGGTTGCCGATGGGCATTCAGATTGTGGGCCCGAACCACGCCGAGCTGGCCTGCATGCAACTGGCGCATGCGTACGATCAGGCGGCCAACTGGGTGAAAAAGCGACCGCCGCCATTACTAAGTAGCTAACGAAGTGGCTATCAGGTCTGAATCGCCACATGAATCATGCGCGCGAGTCGGCCGGCGCCGTTGTTGGGCGCCCCAGCGCCCGCCTCCACAGTTTCGACCATCCAGCGCTGAGCCGATCCATATACAGATAGATCACCGGCGTCGTGTAGAGCGTCAGCACCTGGCTCACCAGCAGTCCGCCAACGATCGCGATGCCAAGCGGGCGGCGCATCTCGGAGCCGGTGCCGGTGCCCAGCGCGAGCGGTAGCCCGCCGAGCAGCGCCGCCGCCGTGGTCATCATGATCGGGCGAAAACGCAGCACGCACGCTTCGTAGATCGCGTCGTGCGGCGACTTGCCTTCGCCGCGTTGAGCCTCGAGCGCGAAGTCGATCATCATGATCGCGTTTTTCTTGACGATACCTATCAGCAGGATGATTCCGATCAGCGCAATCACGCTCAGATCGATGTGGAACAGGAGCAGCGCGAGCATCGCGCCGACGCCGGCCGAGGGCAGCGTCGAGAGAATCGTGATCGGATGGATGTAACTTTCGTAGAGAATGCCGAGCACGATGTACACGGCGAAGAGTGCGAAGAAGATGAGGAAGCCTTCGTTCTTGAGCGAATCCTGGAACGCCTGTGCGGTCCCCTGGAATGTTCCGCGAATGCCGGCGGGCAGGTGAATCTGCGCCTCGGCTCGCGTGATCGCGTCAACCGCATCGCCCAGAGCGACTCCCGGCGCGAGATTGAACGAGATCGTCACGGAAGGAAACTGACCCTGGTGGTTAACCGCGAGTGCGGTCATTTCGGGCGCGAAGTGCGTGAAGGTGCCGAGCTTGACCAGCTGCCCCGTGTTGGAGCGCACGTAGATCAGGTCAAGCGACTCGGGGTTCTGCCAGAACTGCGGCGCGACCTCCATCACGACATGGTACTGGTTCAGCGGCGTGTACATCGTGGAGACTTGCCGCTGCCCGAACGCGTCGTAGAGCGTATCGTCGATCGCCTGTTGCGAGAGTCCCAGGCGCGAAGCAGTGTCACGATCGACTACGACGTTGGCCTCGAGGCCGCTATTCTGCTGATCGCTGCTGACGTCGGTGAGAATGTGAACGGTGCGCAATTTCTTGAGCACCTTCGGCGCCCATTGGTTGAGCTCATTGAGGTCGTCGCTCTGCAGCGTGAACTGATATTGCGCGTTGCTGCCTCTGCCGCCGATGCGCAGATCCTGTGTGGCCTGCAGATAGAGATTGACGCCGGGGACGTGGGAGACCTCCTTGCGGATGCGGCCGATAACCAGATCGGCGCTGATTCTCCGCTCGCTCAAGGGCTTGAGGCCAATGTACAAGTTCGCGGTATTGGTTGCGCCACTGCCGCCGGTGAATGCGATCGCGTTGTCCACGGCCGGGTCTTTATCGATGGTTGCGACCAGTTCGGTAAGCCGATCGTGCATCGCCTGGAATGAAGTGTCCTGGTCGGCCTGCACCGCGCCCATCAGGCGCCCCGTATCCTGCTGTGGGAAGAATCCCTTGGGCACGACCATGAACAGAAAAATGCTCAGCGCGAGCGTCCCGAGCGCGACCAGCAGGGTAAGCGGCTGATGGTCCAGAACCCGCAACAGGCTGCTTTCGTAATGGTCCAGCATCCCCTTGAAAAAGCGCTCGCTCGCCTGGTACCAGCGGCCATGTTTCTCTTCGCCATGCGGCTTGAGCAACTGCGCGCTCATCATCGGCGTCGTGGTGAGCGAAATGACCAATGAAACGAGAACCGCGGCCGACAAGGTGACCGCGAACTCGCGGAACAGCCGGCCGACGATTCCGGACATCAGCAAAATCGGGATAAAGACCGCGACCAGCGAGATGCTGATCGAGATCACCGTGAAGCCGATGCCCGCGGCGCCCTTGATCGCGGCTTCGAACGGCGCCATCCCCTGTTCGCGGTAGCGGGAAATGTTCTCGATAACGACAATTGCGTCGTCAACGACGAAGCCGGTGCAGATCGTAAGCGCCATCAGCGAGAGGTTGTCGAGGCTGTATCCGAGCAGGTACATCACGCCGAATGTTCCGACCAATGAAAGCGGAACGACCACTCCCGGAATCAACGTGGCGCGCAGATTGCGCAGGAACAGGAACACCACCATGATCACGAGCGCGGTAGAAATGCACAGCGTGAACTCGACGTCGCGCACCGAGGCGCGGATGGTGGTGGTACGGTCCAAGATTACGGAGAGCTTGATTGCGGGCGAGATCGAGGCGCGCAACTGGGGCAACGCAGCGTAAATTCGATCGACGGTATCGATGATGTTCGCGCCGGGCTGGCGGAAAATGATAACGCCGATGACGGGCTTGCCATCGAGCATCCCTGCGGCGCGGACGTTCTCGACTGAATCTCGAACCAATGCGATATCGGAAAGCCGCACCGCGGCGCCATTGGTGTAGCGAACGATCAGCGGCTGGTAGTCCACGGCCTTGAGCAGCTGATCGGTCGTGCTCAGCCCCCAGGTTTGGTTAGCGTCCGCCACTTCGCCCTTGGGCCGGTTCGCATTGGCGGCGGCCAGGACCGTTCGCACATCCTCGAGACCGACGCCGAGGTTGCTCATCTGCGTTGGATTAAGTTCGACCCGGACACCGGGCAGCGCGCTTCCGCCGACCATCACCTGGCCGACGCCGTCTATTTGCGAAAGTTTCTGCTCAAGGATTGAATCAGCCGCGTCGTACATCATTCCCGGGCGTACGGCGTCCGAGGTCAGCCCGAGAATCAGGATCGGCGCATCGGCGGGGTTGACCTTTCGATAGGTCGGCTTGCTCGGCAGAGTCGACGGCAGTTGCCCCGCCGCGGCATTGATCGCGGCCTGCACGTCACGCGCGGCGGCGTCGATATTGCGGTTCAAGTCGAATTGCAAAACGATGATGCTGGCGCCGAGATAGCTGGTCGAAGTCAGTTCCGTCAGACCCGCGATACGGCCGAACTGGCGCTCGAGCGGAGTCGCCACCGACGAAGCCATCGTCTCCGGACTCGCACCGGGCAACGCCGCCGTGACCAGAATCGTTGGGAACTCGACCTGCGGCAACGGCGCAACCGGAAGCAGCCGGAATGCGATCGCACCCCCGAGCGCGAGCGCAATGGTCAGCAGCGTGGTGGCGACCGGCCTGCGGATGAAGGGTTCGGAAATGCTCATGACGCTTGAGCCGGGACGGTCTCAGGAACAACATCTCTTGTCCGCCACTTCGCCACTCGCGTCGCCAAACGGTCGAAGGTCAGGAAAATCACCGGCGTCGTGTAAAGCGTGAGCACCTGGCTCACGAGCAAGCCGCCGACGATTGCGATACCGAGCGGGCGGCGCAACTCGGAGCCGGTGCCGGTTCCCAGCGCGAGCGGCAATGCGCCGAGCAACGCCGCCATCGTGGTCATCATGATGGGCCGGAAGCGCAGCAGGCAGGCCTGGAAGATCGCCTCGCGCGGCGGCTTGCCTTCCTTGCGCTGAGCTTCAAGGGCGAAATCGATCATCATGATTGCGTTCTTCTTCACGATACCTATCAGCAGGATGATGCCGATGAGCGCGATCACGTTTAGATCCTGACCGCAGATCATCAGAGCGAGGATCGCGCCGACGCCGGCCGAAGGCAGGGTCGAGAGAATCGTGACCGGGTGGATGTAACTCTCGTAAAGAACCCCGAGCACGATGTACACGGTGACCAGCGCCGCAAGGATTAGCAGCGGCTCGTTCTTCAACGACGCCCGGAACGCGGCGGCGGTGCCCTGGAACGAAGCCTCGATACTTGCCGGCATCCCGATTTCCTGGCGCGCTTGGTCGATCGCGGAGACCGCGTCGCCCAGCGAGTAGTCCGGGGCCAGATCGAAGGAGATTGTAACCGCGGGAAACTGGCCCTGATGGTTGACGACGAGCGGGGCCGCCCCCGGTTCGAAGTGGGTGAAGGCGCTCAGCGGCACCTCACCGCCCGCGGCTGAGCGAATATAGATATCATCAAGCGCGTGCGGACTGTTTTGAAACTCCGGCGCCACTTCGAGCACCACGTGATACTGATTCAACTGCGTGAAAATCGTCGACACCTGCCGCTGTCCGAAGGCGTCGTACAAGGTGTTGTCGATCAGATTTGGGGTGATACCCAGGCGCGAAGCCGTCAGCCGATCGATGACGATATGCTCCTGCTGGCCGCCGTTCTGCTGGTCGGTGGCGACGTTGCGCAGGGCGGGCAGCGTCTTGAGCTTATCCACGAGTTTGCCGGTCCAGAGACTCAATTCGCCGGCGCTTGGATCTTCGAGACTGTACTGATACTGCGTGCGGCTCACGCGGTCTTCGACCGTCAGATCCTGCACCGGCTGCAAGTACAGCGTCATCCCCGCGACGGTCGCCAACTTCGGCGCCAGGCGGTTGATAACCGTGCTGATATCCACCTGGCGCTGCTCGAGTGGTTTCAGGTTGATCAGTATTCGTCCGCTGTTGACGGTGGTGTTGGTGCCGTCAATTCCGACAAACGACGACAGGCTCTCCACCGCCGGGTCCTGCAAAATGATCCGCGCCAAAGCCTGCTGGCCGCGCACCATCGCGGCGAACGATACATTCTGCGGCGCTTCGGAAACGCCCTGTATAACCCCGGTATCCTCGACCGGAAAGAAGCCCTTGGGCACGACGATGTAGAGCACGATGGTCAGGACCAGGGTGCCGATCGCGATCAGCAGCGTTGCGGTTTCGCGTTCAAGAACCCACTCGAGCGTTCGGCCGTAAAGCGCGATGGTGTCTTTGAATACCTTTTCCGACCTGCGATAGAACCAGGTCTGCTCACGCTCGGGCGTATGCCGCAGCAGCTTCGCGCACATCATCGGCGTCAGCGTCAACGAGACGACCGCGGACATCAGGATCGTCACCGCTAGCGTGACCGCGAACTCACGAAACAAGCGGCCGACGATATCGCCCATGAACAGCAGCGGAATCAGCACCGCGATCAGCGAGATGGTGAGCGAAAGAATGGTGAAGCCGATCTGCTCGGCGCCCTTGAGCGCGGCCTGAAGCGGCGGGTCGCCTTCCTCGATGAAGCGCGAGATGTTTTCGATCATCACGATCGCGTCGTCAACGACGAAGCCGGTCGAAATCGTAAGCGCCATCAGCGACAGGTTGTCGAGGCTGTAGCCGAGCAGGTACATCACGCCGAACGTTCCGATCAGTGAGAGCGGAACCGCGATGCTGGGAATGATCGTCGCCGACAGACTGCGCAGAAACAGGAAGATGACCATGACGACCAGCGCCACCGTCAGCATCAGCTCGAACTGCACGTCCGCCACCGAGGCGCGAATCGTGGTGGTGCGATCGGTCAGGATCTCGACCTTCACCGACGAGGGCAGCGAGGCCTGCAAGCGCGGCATCAGGGCCTTGATGCGGTCCACGACGGCGATGATGTTGGCGCCGGGCTGGCGCTGAACGTTGACGATCACGGCGGGCGTGGTGTCCATCCACGCCGCGGCCTTGACGTTCTCCGCGTCGTCGATCGCGCCGGCGACATCGGAAAGCTTGACCGGTGCGCCGTTATGATAGGCGACGATCAGCGGCAGGTAGTCCTTGGCGGTCAGCAGCTGGTCGTTGGCGCCGATCGTGTAAGCCTGCTGCTTGCCATCGAAGTTGCCCTTGGCCTCGTTGACGTTGGCGCTCGCGATCGCGGCGCGCAGGTCCTCAAGCGTAATTCCATACGACGCGAGCGAGGTCGGATTGGCCTGTATGCGGACCGACGGTTTCTGGCCGCCGCCGATACTGACCAAGCCCACACCGGGCAGCTGCGAGATCTTCTCGGCCAGACGCGTGTCGGCCAGGTCTTCGACTTGCGGGAGCGGCAGTTCCTTCGACGTCAGCGCCAGGGTGAGAATCGGCGCGTCGGCCGGATTGGTCTTGCTGTAAACGGGCGGGTTCGGGAGATCCGCGGGCAGGTAGGTCGCGGCCGCGTTGATTGCCGCCTGTACCTCCTGCTCGGCAACGTCGATATTCAAGTTGAGGTCGAACTGCAGCGTGATGACCGAGCTGCCGAACGAGCTGTTCGAGGTCATCTGGGTAAGCCCGGGCACCTCTCCGAATTGCCGCTCGAGCGGCGCCGTCACCGAAGACGCCATCACGTCCGGACTCGCGCCCGGGTAAAACGTCATAACCTGGATGGTCGGATAGTCCACCTGCGGCAGCGCCGACACGGGCAGCTGCCCGTAGGCGACGAGCCCGGCCAGCATCAGCCCGACCATCAGCAGCGAAGTTGCAACCGGCCGGAGTATGAACGGGCGCGAAAGACTCACGGAGTACTCGCGGGCGGTATAGCCGCCGTCTGCACATTCACGTGCGATCCTTGCTGCAGCTTGTCCACCCCGTCGGTGACGACCATGTCGCCGGACGCAAGACCCTTGCCTATGGCGATCACGTCGCCCTGGGTTGCGGCCACGGTCACGCTGCGCATCTCGACGGTTTGGTCAGGCTTGACGACATACACAAACGAACCTTGCTGGCTGCGCTGGAGACCGGCCGCCGGGATCAGAATCGCATTGTGCAAAGTATTGACGAGCAGCTTCGCGTTGACGAATTGATTTGGAAACAGCGCGTTATCCTGGTTGGGAAAGGACGCCTTGAGCTTGATCGTGCCGGTGGACTGATCGATCTGGTTGTCGGTCGTGAGTAGCGTTCCGGCCGCGAGTTTGTGCTTGAAGTCACGATCGTAAGCCTCGACCGGCAACTGGGGGTCAGCCTTCATCGCGGTCTCGAGGCTTGGCAAATCGTCCTCCGGAATACCGAAATCAACCGCGATCGGCTGCAGCTGCGTGATCACCGCCAGACCGGTCGTGTCGGTGGCATGAATGATGTTGCCTACGTCCACCAACCGCAGCCCGACCCGGCCCGTGATCGGCGAAGTGATGCGGCTGTAAACCAGCTGAAGCTTGGCGTTGTCCACGGCGCCCTTATCGCTCTCGATCGAACCGGCGTACTGTCCGACCGCCGCTTGCTGGTTGTCGAGGTCCTGACGCGCGAGGACCTTTTGATCGTAAAGTTCCTGGTCGCGTGCGAGGAGAACCTTGGCGTTTTCGAGCGACGCCAGATCCTTCGCGAGCGTGCCCTCGGCCTGCTCGAGCTGCACCTGGTACGGACGCGGATCGATCTCAGCCAGCAGATCGCCGGCCTTTACTATTTGCCCCTCGGTAAAGTTTATCTTGTCGAGCGCGCCATCCACCCGGCTTTTGATGGTGACCGTGTTGTAGGCCGTCACCGTGCCGATCGCGGAGATGTACTGGTTCAAATCGCCGAGCTTCGCCGGCGCCGCTGCGACCGGAACAACGGTGTGTGCTGCGCCTGGAGGCGCCTGGGTGGCGGAATCAGAGCGGCTGCGGGCGATAAAAAAGTAAAGGCCAACTACCGCGACGGCCAAAACGACCAGCCACAGACGCCATCGTTGAATAGCTTTGTCGAGCCAACTGCGCACTTCAGCATCCTGTATAAATCGCGAGGCGTTAGGTTTTCCGGTCGCAGGGGCGTCTGAATCCATCATGTTCTCCGTCGCACTCGTCTCCAAGCAGGCAAGGACTGCTGCCGCATCTATTGTTGCAATTTTGGACCCGCCAGTCCATATTTCAGATGAGGCCGGTGGAGGCGGCTACCGATCTACGAATCCAATGATCGCAGGTTTCCAATCGTGAGCGTCAAGCGCCAGCCGGTTTCGCCGCCGATTCGCCGCAAAGACGGCCGCGGCAGGCCGTCAACGCCGTTCATCCGCGAGAGAATCCTCCAGAGCGCCGCGGAACTCTTTGCCGAAAGGGAATTCGAGCTGGTCTTGATCGACGAGGTCGCCGCTCACGCCGGGGTCGGCAAGGGCAGCGTTTACCGCCAATTCAAATCGAAAGAGGAGCTCTACGCGGCCGCGGTAATCAACGGATTCACCGAACTGCAGCGCGAAATTCGCTCGGCGCTGGCGGGATGCACGTCGATGCGCGAGCAAATCGCGACGATCGTGCGTCATGCCGTCAGATTTTTCTGGAGCCGCCGCCAGTTCTTCGCCCTGCTGCGCGATCCCAAGGCGTTGCGGCCCCCACAGGAGCGCCAGTATCAGGCTCAGCGCAATGACTTGTCGCGATTGATCAGCGGAGTTCTCGACGAGGGCGTCAAGCGCGGTGCGATGAGGCCGGGTATCGACACTCGAATCGCGGCCGAATCGCTGCTGGGCATGATGCGCGGGATCAACCGCTACGGTCGCGAGTACACGACCCCCGAGCGCGCGGTCGAGATCGTCACGTCGATCTTCCTCGACGGATGTGCCGTTGCCGCGCGATAACATTTTTTTGCCAATCGCCACTCATCTCGCGTAGGCTTTCGTCATGGACAAGGCATCGATCCGAACTCACGTCGAGCGGCTTTGGGATGAATCCATCGTCGCCGAACTGACCGAGTACATTCGTATCCCCAACAAGTCGGTTGCGTTCGATCGCGACTGGAAAGCGCACGGTCACATGGACCGCGTCGTCGCGCGCTTCGAGGATTGGGCGCGCCGCCAGCCGATTCGCGCCGTCAAGCTGGAAGTCGTGAGGCTCGAGGGCCGGACCCCGCTGCTGTTCATCGAAATCCCCGGCGACTCGAAGGATTGCGTGCTGCTCTATGGGCACATGGACAAGCAGCCCGAGATGTCGGGATGGCGCGAAGGGCTGGGCCCGTGGCAGCCGGTGCTCGACGGCGAGCGTTTGTATGGCCGCGGCAGCGCCGATGACGGGTACGCGATGTTCGCATGCATCGGTGCGATCGGCGCGCTGCAGGCGAACTCGATTCGACACGCGCGATGCGTGGTGATCATCGAGGCTTGCGAAGAAAGCGGCAGCTTCGATCTCCCGCACTACATCGCGCATCTGGCGCCCCGCATCGGGCAGCCGAGCCTGTGCATCGCGCTGGACTCGGGTTGCGGCAACTACGATCAACTTTGGTTGACCACGTCGCTGCGCGGCCTGGTCGGCGGGAAACTCCAAGTCGAGGTGCTCACCGAGGGGGTGCATTCGGGCGACGCCGGCGGAGTCGTGCCCGACAGCTTCCGCATCGTGCGCCAGTTGCTGAGCCGGGTCGAGGACGAGGCGACGGGGAAGGTGCTCGGGGGGGAATTTTACGCGTCGATCCCCGATGCGCGCCTGAAGCAGGCGGCCGCCACGGCCGCGGTGCTCGGCGACGACTTCCGCACGAAGCTTCCGTTCGTCGAGGGCGCGCGTCCCGTAAGCGACGATACGACGGAGCTCATCCTCAACCGCGCGTGGCGGCCGGCGCTCTCGATCATCGGCGCGGACGGGCTGCCGCCGACCGGCAACGCCGGCAACGTGCTGCGCGCGGGCACGGCGGTGAGTTTGTCGCTCAGACTGCCGCCGACGGTAGATCCAAAAGTCGCGTCGCAAAAGCTCAAAAACATTTTAGAGAAAGATCCGCCGTATGGATGCAAAGTGAGTTTCAAGGCGAACTGGGGCGCCAGCGGATGGAATGCGCCAGCACTATCGCCGTGGCTCGAGCGCAGCCTGGAGGCGGCCTCGAACGACTACTTCGGCAAGCCGGTTGCCTACATGGGCGAAGGCGGCACCATTCCATTCATGGGGATGTTGGGCGAGCGGTTCCCGCAGGCGCAATTTATGATCACCGGGGTGCTGGGACCTCACGCCAATGCCCACGGGCCCAACGAGTTTCTCCACATCCCAACCGCGAAGAAGGTGACTTGCTGCGTGGCGAAAGTGATCGCCGATCATTTCGCCCGGAGTACTAGTTGATTAGCTAGTCAATTCGCGACAGAGGCGGCGTTGCGCAGGATACTACTCATCTCGGGAATCGTGGTTGGCGCGGTGGTGCTGATCGCGGCTGCGCTCACCGCTTACGCATTCTTCAATTTGAGTTCGATCGTCGCCCGCAACGAGAAGCGAATACTGGCGCGCGTGAGCGACGAGCTTGGCCGTCGGGTCGAGGTCGGGAAAATACAGGCAGAAATGGGATGGGGCGTGTCGGTCGAAGTAAGCGGGCTCAAGATTGCGGACGATCCGACCTTTTCGGCTAAACCGTTTCTCGCCGCCAACGAAGTCTCGATCGAAGTTGAATTTATTCCGCTGCTTCGCGGCGCGGCGAAGGTCACCAGACTCGACCTCGTCGAACCCGACATCCGGATCGTGATGAACGCAAAGGGCGACCTGAACGTGAGCACGATCGGGAGCAGCCCCGATGACGCACGGCGAGAGACTTCGGAAGCGGCGCGGAGCCGGGGCGCAAAGAAGCGATCGTCGCTTGCCGACTTGTCGATCAAGGCGCTGAGCATCGAGGACGGCGCGATCTATTTCAACGATCTTGGCGAAAAGATGGCGCCAATCCGCGTCCATCATCTGGATTTCGACGTGAGAAATTTCGACGCCGCATCGGCCTTTGACGTCGAAACCAAGTCCGCCTTTGCGGGCGAAAAGCAAAACGTCGAGGCGTCGGGAAAGCTCGGACCCCTGCTCAAGCGAGGCGTACTGGACGCATCGGGAATCCCGGTCGATCTGAAGGTGCAGCTCGATTCGATTCTGCTCGACAGTGTCCGCCCCCTCGCTGACGTGGGATCGGAAATACCGCCGGGGCTCTCGATTCCTGATCCCGTATCGGTGAGCGGGACTGTCCGCGGAACATTCGGCAAGCTCGCAATTGCGCTGAGCACCGATCTGAGCGGGGACCGGGTCGCATACGCGGCGATTTTCAACAAGCCGGCTGGGACCGCGATGACGGTGAATGCCAACGGCATCTGGGCGGAGCAGCTCGAGATAGCGAGCGTGAACTTGAAGCTGTCCGATCTCGAATTGACGGCGAGCAGGTTTTCGGGCGGCGGTACGCAACCCTTGAGTGCGCAAATCGATTCGAACAGCTTCAACCTTGCCAATCTGAGCCCGATGATCAATGCAGCGGCCGGGTACGGCGTGGCGGGCATGAGCGAAATTCACGGTACCGTGAAACTGGACACCAACGCGCCGGCGATGGATGGAACCGTGACCCTGAAACAGGTTGCGGTGAAGCTGGGGCCGTCGTGGCCGGGCGCAATCAGCGATCTGAACGGCAAGATTCGTTTGACCGATGGGCTCGAAGTCGTCGAACCGACGAGTTTCACCTTCGGTTCCGCGCACGCGAATATCGAGGGACGGGTCGAATCCATCCGTCCGCTGAAAGCGAGCTATGCGCTGAAGGCCGACTCAGTGAAGCTCGCGCAGGTATTCGCCTTCGCCGGTCGTCAGCCGGGCGAGGTTGTCAATCAGCTCGCGGTCAAAGGCACGGCCGACGGCGAGATGACTTCGCCGCGAATCAGTGCGACGATCCAATCGACGGACGGATCGCTCGAAAATGTTCCATACCGCAATCTCGATCTGACGGCGGCATACTTGAACGGCCGTGCGTCAGCGCATCCATTCAACATCGGCGCGTTCGGCGGCTCGCTGACGGCGCAAGCGGATGCAGTTTTTGGCGCCGCGCCGAAATTCAACGTCACGCTGGGGATGAAGAATCTGAACGTCGAACAAGCGCTGCGCTCACAAAATATCGATGCGGCCAGCACGGTGCACGGCTTTCTGACCGGCAACGTGGCGGCGTCGGGCAGCGGCGCGGATTGGAATCGAATCAAGCCGACGTTGCGCGGTAGCGGGCGAGTAGCAATCGCGAAC
Proteins encoded in this window:
- a CDS encoding AsmA family protein; this translates as MRRILLISGIVVGAVVLIAAALTAYAFFNLSSIVARNEKRILARVSDELGRRVEVGKIQAEMGWGVSVEVSGLKIADDPTFSAKPFLAANEVSIEVEFIPLLRGAAKVTRLDLVEPDIRIVMNAKGDLNVSTIGSSPDDARRETSEAARSRGAKKRSSLADLSIKALSIEDGAIYFNDLGEKMAPIRVHHLDFDVRNFDAASAFDVETKSAFAGEKQNVEASGKLGPLLKRGVLDASGIPVDLKVQLDSILLDSVRPLADVGSEIPPGLSIPDPVSVSGTVRGTFGKLAIALSTDLSGDRVAYAAIFNKPAGTAMTVNANGIWAEQLEIASVNLKLSDLELTASRFSGGGTQPLSAQIDSNSFNLANLSPMINAAAGYGVAGMSEIHGTVKLDTNAPAMDGTVTLKQVAVKLGPSWPGAISDLNGKIRLTDGLEVVEPTSFTFGSAHANIEGRVESIRPLKASYALKADSVKLAQVFAFAGRQPGEVVNQLAVKGTADGEMTSPRISATIQSTDGSLENVPYRNLDLTAAYLNGRASAHPFNIGAFGGSLTAQADAVFGAAPKFNVTLGMKNLNVEQALRSQNIDAASTVHGFLTGNVAASGSGADWNRIKPTLRGSGRVAIANGKLVGVNIVADALNAVAAAPGVSQLVNVAFMSSHHGLLVDPDTELQSATMSYQEVGPRFTTHDLYAQSPDYRITGDGWFDMDKNISMNADIRLALGLQVAIPVTVTGKLPGVRVLPDVPALAERVAMGAINTPGNIIRGGVNAVGSMVGAGPSAGSSIPSIPNPINALKKLLP